From Candidatus Methylomirabilis sp., the proteins below share one genomic window:
- the rpe gene encoding ribulose-phosphate 3-epimerase, whose amino-acid sequence MTTYKLAPSILSADFARLGEEVRAVDAAGADYIHVDVMDNHFVPNLTIGPAVVAAIRPHTAKPLDVHLMIEPVDAIIPDFAKSGADIITVHPEATRHLDRTIQLIKSLGCRAGVSLNPASPIAWLDYVLEQVDLVLVMSVNPGFGGQSFINYVLPKITALRRRIDAIGKAIDLEVDGGVKVENVRRVADAGADTFVAGSAIFGTPDYAATIAQFRTALTGACGSR is encoded by the coding sequence ATGACCACCTATAAGCTTGCGCCGTCAATTCTGTCCGCCGACTTTGCCAGATTGGGTGAAGAGGTGCGCGCCGTGGATGCGGCCGGCGCCGATTATATCCACGTCGATGTGATGGATAATCACTTCGTGCCCAATCTTACCATTGGGCCGGCCGTGGTCGCCGCCATCCGGCCCCACACGGCAAAGCCGCTGGATGTCCACCTGATGATCGAGCCGGTGGACGCCATCATTCCAGACTTTGCCAAGAGCGGGGCCGACATCATCACGGTCCATCCGGAGGCGACCCGGCATCTGGATCGGACTATCCAGCTCATCAAGAGCCTTGGGTGCCGGGCAGGTGTCTCCCTCAATCCGGCGAGCCCCATCGCCTGGCTGGACTATGTGCTGGAGCAAGTGGATCTGGTGCTGGTGATGAGCGTGAACCCCGGCTTCGGCGGTCAGAGTTTCATTAACTATGTGCTGCCGAAGATCACCGCCCTGCGACGCCGAATCGACGCAATCGGGAAGGCGATCGACCTAGAGGTGGACGGCGGCGTGAAGGTAGAGAACGTGCGCCGTGTTGCGGATGCTGGGGCCGATACCTTTGTGGCCGGCTCCGCTATCTTCGGAACCCCTGACTACGCAGCCACCATCGCCCAGTTTCGGACTGCCCTTACCGGCGCGTGCGGTAGTCGCTGA
- the fba gene encoding class II fructose-bisphosphate aldolase (catalyzes the reversible aldol condensation of dihydroxyacetonephosphate and glyceraldehyde 3-phosphate in the Calvin cycle, glycolysis, and/or gluconeogenesis) — MALVSMRQLLDHAAEHGYGVPAFNVNNMEQIQAIMEAAHETDSPVIMQASAGARKYAGEPFLRHLFLAAAEMYPDIPVVVHQDHGASPGVCIASIRSGFSSVMMDGSLLADGKTPSSYEYNVATTAHVAEVAHSIGVSVEGELGCLGSLETGTGEKEDSHGAEGTLSRDQLLTDPEQAARFVKATKVDALAIAIGTSHGAYKFSQKPKGDVLVMERVKEIHARIPDTHLVMHGSSSVPQEWLKIIREFGGDMPQTYGVPIEEIQLGIKHGVRKVNIDTDLRLAATGAIRQDLAQNKKNFDPRKFLTAATKAMRQICKQRYEQLGSAGNASKIRAISLDDMARRYAKGELDPRIN, encoded by the coding sequence GAGCATGGGTACGGTGTTCCTGCTTTTAACGTGAATAATATGGAACAGATCCAGGCCATCATGGAGGCGGCCCATGAGACGGACAGCCCTGTGATCATGCAGGCCTCTGCCGGCGCCCGTAAGTACGCCGGCGAACCGTTCCTGCGCCATCTGTTTCTGGCCGCGGCGGAGATGTACCCCGACATCCCGGTGGTGGTCCACCAGGATCACGGCGCATCCCCTGGGGTGTGTATCGCGTCGATCCGCTCCGGGTTTAGCAGTGTGATGATGGACGGCTCGCTCTTGGCCGACGGCAAGACCCCGTCGTCGTATGAGTACAATGTTGCCACAACGGCGCATGTTGCCGAGGTGGCCCACTCGATCGGCGTGTCGGTGGAAGGAGAACTCGGTTGTCTGGGTTCCCTCGAAACCGGCACCGGGGAAAAGGAAGACAGTCACGGCGCCGAGGGGACGCTTTCGCGGGATCAACTCCTGACCGACCCAGAGCAGGCCGCCCGGTTCGTGAAGGCGACCAAGGTGGATGCCCTCGCCATTGCCATCGGCACCAGTCACGGCGCCTATAAATTCTCCCAGAAGCCCAAAGGCGATGTCCTCGTGATGGAGCGAGTCAAGGAGATCCATGCGCGCATTCCGGATACCCACCTGGTCATGCACGGCTCCTCCAGCGTTCCACAGGAGTGGCTGAAGATCATCAGGGAGTTTGGTGGCGATATGCCGCAGACCTACGGGGTGCCGATCGAAGAGATTCAGCTTGGGATCAAGCATGGGGTGCGGAAGGTGAACATCGACACCGATCTGCGCCTGGCAGCAACCGGCGCCATCCGGCAGGATTTGGCCCAAAACAAAAAGAACTTTGATCCGCGCAAGTTTTTGACGGCGGCTACGAAGGCCATGCGGCAGATCTGTAAACAGCGCTATGAGCAGTTGGGGAGCGCCGGTAACGCGAGCAAGATCCGTGCGATCTCCCTGGACGATATGGCCCGCCGCTACGCCAAGGGCGAACTCGATCCGCGCATTAACTAG